In one Alphaproteobacteria bacterium genomic region, the following are encoded:
- the lptD gene encoding LPS assembly protein LptD: protein MRTNIKTKILSILLSCFCMNFAKADNVELDNSVLINANEIVYNNSIDVVNAFGDVEVAKNNSIIWADEITYNKKQNIIIAKGNITFKDNDGNVSYGSSMEFNNDLRTGFIKSPQIKMSDSSQIAGSIAQRETPTLSSINNVVYSPCKVCEDNNNPIWQIKASKVENNEETLNVTYKNAWLEIYGTPIFYTPYLTHPDPRVTRRSGWLAPTIESSSDIGFMLRNYYYWDIKEDTDATFEVSLIDLVKTPLIGGEFRHLFKNGSLKLSGSITSGSDVKKKGEDSFKGHFFADGEFNINEHWRTGFSIKSVSHDDYFEKYDFENKDTDMLTSRAYLEGFYGDDYLALSAYNFKDLRPNIPQEQPIILPKAEYSFKGDSFLGLNTNWVSQGDILALDQKDENKELRVYNQSGIEQNYLSTFGLSLDVSADLFTRAYMIDSEDPTKKENIFSVMPQLYMLAKYPLSKNLKSGSTAIIEPVANLILAPNGVNDEDTPIQDSTILDLDYTNLFSKNRLSGVDRLEDGIRSSYGLKTSILNNNGGYYSAFIGQAYRQRENSYLFPETSSLNSKFSDIIIELQAKPNNNVNLDYSLLLDKDSLTDKKHEAYFSLGNPDLFRLKGSYLYYKEEAIDITNENNQELKLGFDSAINNYWKLSGSSTSSLGSKGDGLLKSKLGLIYTDECFSFGIIGERDLTNRKGADAATTIMFRLGLKNLGEFETPSLSTNFLLNNDNSKK from the coding sequence ATGAGAACAAATATTAAAACTAAAATATTATCTATTCTACTATCTTGCTTTTGCATGAATTTTGCAAAAGCAGATAATGTAGAGTTAGACAATTCGGTTTTAATAAATGCTAATGAAATTGTATATAACAATTCTATCGATGTAGTTAATGCTTTCGGTGATGTTGAAGTAGCTAAAAATAATAGCATTATATGGGCAGATGAAATAACCTATAATAAGAAGCAAAATATTATAATAGCAAAAGGGAATATTACATTTAAAGATAATGATGGCAATGTTAGCTATGGTAGCTCAATGGAGTTCAATAATGACTTAAGAACAGGATTTATAAAATCCCCTCAAATAAAAATGAGTGATAGCTCTCAAATTGCTGGCTCTATAGCTCAAAGAGAGACCCCTACTCTAAGTAGCATAAACAATGTGGTTTATTCTCCATGTAAGGTGTGTGAGGATAATAACAATCCTATATGGCAAATAAAAGCAAGTAAAGTTGAAAACAATGAAGAAACTTTAAATGTAACATATAAGAATGCTTGGTTAGAAATATATGGAACTCCTATATTTTATACACCTTATTTAACTCATCCAGATCCTAGAGTTACACGAAGAAGTGGTTGGTTGGCTCCAACTATAGAGAGCTCTTCTGATATAGGCTTTATGCTTAGAAATTATTACTATTGGGACATAAAAGAAGATACCGATGCTACATTTGAAGTTTCTTTAATAGATTTAGTGAAAACTCCTCTAATTGGTGGAGAGTTTAGACATCTATTTAAAAATGGAAGCTTAAAACTATCAGGAAGCATTACCTCTGGAAGCGATGTAAAGAAAAAAGGAGAAGATAGTTTTAAAGGTCATTTCTTTGCAGATGGAGAATTTAATATTAATGAACACTGGAGAACAGGTTTCTCTATAAAGAGTGTAAGTCATGATGACTATTTTGAAAAATATGACTTTGAAAATAAAGATACAGATATGCTTACATCAAGAGCTTATCTAGAAGGTTTTTATGGAGATGATTATTTAGCTCTTAGTGCTTACAATTTTAAAGATTTAAGACCGAACATTCCTCAAGAACAGCCGATAATACTACCTAAAGCAGAGTACTCTTTTAAAGGTGATTCTTTCTTGGGACTAAATACAAATTGGGTATCGCAAGGTGATATTCTTGCTCTTGATCAAAAAGATGAAAACAAAGAATTAAGAGTTTATAACCAATCTGGAATTGAACAGAACTATTTAAGTACATTTGGTTTAAGTTTAGATGTAAGTGCTGACTTATTCACAAGAGCTTATATGATAGACAGTGAAGACCCTACAAAAAAAGAAAATATATTTAGTGTAATGCCTCAATTATACATGCTAGCAAAATACCCTCTTTCTAAAAATCTTAAAAGCGGTTCAACAGCTATTATAGAACCTGTTGCCAATTTAATACTTGCTCCTAATGGAGTTAATGATGAAGACACTCCGATTCAAGATTCAACGATTTTAGACTTAGACTACACCAATCTATTTTCTAAAAATAGACTTAGCGGTGTTGATAGATTAGAGGATGGAATAAGAAGCAGCTATGGTCTTAAAACATCAATATTAAATAATAATGGAGGATATTACTCTGCATTTATTGGGCAAGCTTATAGACAAAGAGAAAATTCATACTTGTTCCCTGAAACTTCAAGTTTAAACAGTAAATTTTCAGACATAATTATAGAATTACAAGCTAAACCAAATAATAATGTAAACTTAGATTACTCTTTACTTTTAGACAAAGATAGCTTAACAGATAAAAAGCATGAAGCTTATTTTTCTTTAGGGAATCCAGACCTATTCAGATTAAAGGGTAGCTATCTATATTATAAAGAGGAAGCAATTGATATTACAAACGAAAACAATCAAGAGTTGAAATTAGGATTTGATTCTGCTATAAATAATTATTGGAAACTATCTGGAAGCTCAACTTCATCTTTAGGATCTAAAGGAGATGGCTTACTTAAATCAAAGTTAGGACTTATATATACTGATGAGTGTTTCTCTTTCGGAATAATTGGAGAGAGAGATTTAACAAATCGTAAAGGGGCTGATGCAGCTACAACAATTATGTTTAGACTAGGATTAAAGAACTTAGGAGAGTTTGAAACACCATCATTATCTACAAACTTTTTATTAAATAATGATAATAGCAAAAAATAA
- a CDS encoding DEAD/DEAH box helicase encodes MTIKNELLEINLKNKKEEIINKIKEISISKALIFSNKKRDIEAINKALNEAGFKSHPLYNGMEDEVKEEAVKFFNDNKKAFLVCSDSVAKKVDLNKIDYIIGSELPTRANDYKIRLSYLSEKGMGITFHSGEDEEKIAEINKAMNKKVEKAAKTEKLEKNTQSKKTTVKKEKDSFGGHIPEFLQIDISYLLNKAV; translated from the coding sequence ATGACTATAAAAAACGAGTTATTAGAAATAAACTTAAAAAATAAAAAAGAAGAAATTATAAATAAAATAAAAGAGATATCAATCTCAAAAGCTCTAATTTTCTCAAACAAGAAAAGAGATATCGAAGCAATTAATAAAGCTTTAAATGAAGCAGGTTTCAAATCTCATCCTCTATACAATGGAATGGAAGATGAAGTAAAAGAAGAAGCTGTTAAATTCTTTAATGATAATAAAAAAGCATTTCTTGTTTGCTCGGATAGTGTTGCAAAAAAAGTTGATTTAAATAAAATTGATTATATAATAGGATCAGAACTGCCAACAAGAGCTAATGATTACAAAATAAGATTATCATATTTAAGCGAAAAAGGCATGGGTATAACATTTCACTCAGGAGAAGATGAAGAAAAAATAGCTGAAATAAACAAGGCAATGAACAAAAAAGTTGAAAAGGCTGCTAAAACTGAGAAATTAGAAAAAAACACTCAATCTAAAAAAACAACAGTTAAAAAGGAAAAAGATAGCTTTGGCGGACACATACCTGAGTTTTTACAAATAGATATATCTTACTTACTTAATAAGGCTGTATAA
- the grpE gene encoding nucleotide exchange factor GrpE, which yields MDKKEKKQDTKDKKLTEEEKIAKAMEELVAENADLKDKLLRAISETENLRKRTAKEITDMATYSVSKFAKEMLAVSDNLKRALSAISEEERQKDESLNNLFTGVNVTENQLMKTFEKFDIKKVECEGTFDPNIHEVMMEQESENETGTIIMVLEEGFTIGDRLLRPARVIVSK from the coding sequence ATGGATAAAAAAGAAAAGAAACAAGATACAAAAGATAAAAAATTAACAGAAGAGGAAAAGATTGCAAAAGCTATGGAAGAGTTAGTTGCTGAAAATGCGGACTTAAAAGATAAACTTTTAAGAGCAATTTCTGAAACAGAAAACTTAAGAAAAAGAACTGCAAAAGAAATAACAGATATGGCTACTTATTCAGTTTCTAAATTTGCTAAAGAAATGCTTGCTGTTTCTGATAATTTAAAAAGAGCTCTTTCTGCTATTTCAGAAGAGGAAAGACAAAAAGATGAATCTCTAAATAATTTATTTACAGGTGTAAATGTTACAGAGAACCAGCTAATGAAAACTTTTGAAAAATTCGATATTAAAAAAGTTGAGTGTGAAGGTACATTTGATCCAAATATTCACGAAGTTATGATGGAGCAAGAGAGTGAAAACGAAACGGGAACTATCATAATGGTATTGGAAGAGGGCTTTACTATCGGAGATAGATTGTTAAGACCTGCGAGAGTTATAGTTAGTAAGTAG